Proteins from a genomic interval of Nostoc sp. TCL240-02:
- a CDS encoding serine protease produces MHNRIFTTLFLTLFLATTPQFVVAQNNIEQLFKQGDAAESVGNNSQAETIWRKVLQVEPNNGKAYNNLGNALRRQGKLEEALAAHQKALQLNPNDAEAYVGIGYVLNAQGKLEEAIASYQKAIQLNPNLAIAYYNLGVALSDQKKLDAAVTAYEKAIQLNPNDPDAYNNLGNALYEQKKLDAAVAAYEKAIQLNPNYATAYYNLGNALYEQKKLDAAVAAYEKAIQLNPNFATAYYNLGVALNDQKKLDAAVAAYEKAIQLNPNDPDAYNNLGNALSDQKKLDAAVAAYEKAIQFNPNDPDAYNNLGVALKEQKKLDAAVAAYEKAIQLNPNYATAYNNLGNALKEQKKLDAAVVAYQKAIQLNPNLAVAYTNFGIALMSDQNKLDAAVAAFQKALTLAEDNNSVTPASAHTMANNGLGLAFQEQGKLKEAIEQFDNAEEIDPNFVYSSNNNREARRLWTEQQNKLASIEDDRQWLPKNDPTVTLKRSVVLITAEFFNSDRQGTEIGTGVVIKREGDRTLILTNRHVIFDGNEQGKNIQVEFFSSPPSNRVRMRRDAKLFKMTSEEQLDLAVLEVSGKLPEDIQPLSISSTAIAPKMPIRIIGHSAQRGEDKSWSMQSGQISYKNQRLEISQAALKPGYSGSPVIDSQNRLLGIVFARKGENRDLAYPMSEIQKQLSTWNIK; encoded by the coding sequence ATGCACAACCGTATATTTACTACTTTATTTTTAACTCTATTTCTGGCTACCACACCCCAGTTTGTAGTTGCTCAAAACAATATTGAACAGCTATTTAAACAAGGCGACGCTGCCGAATCGGTGGGTAATAATTCTCAAGCAGAGACAATTTGGCGTAAAGTTTTACAAGTTGAACCCAATAATGGCAAAGCTTATAACAATTTGGGTAATGCTTTGCGGCGACAAGGAAAACTAGAGGAAGCATTAGCAGCGCACCAGAAAGCATTACAACTCAATCCTAATGATGCCGAAGCTTACGTTGGTATAGGCTATGTGCTAAATGCTCAAGGGAAATTAGAGGAAGCGATCGCATCTTACCAAAAAGCGATTCAACTCAACCCTAACTTAGCTATTGCTTACTACAATCTCGGCGTTGCCCTGAGTGACCAGAAGAAATTAGATGCAGCAGTTACCGCCTACGAAAAAGCAATTCAACTCAATCCCAACGATCCTGATGCTTACAACAATCTCGGCAATGCCCTGTATGAGCAGAAGAAATTAGATGCAGCAGTTGCCGCCTACGAAAAAGCAATTCAACTCAACCCCAACTATGCTACTGCTTACTACAATCTCGGCAATGCCCTGTATGAGCAGAAGAAATTAGATGCAGCAGTTGCCGCCTACGAAAAAGCAATTCAACTCAACCCCAACTTTGCCACTGCTTACTACAATCTCGGCGTTGCCCTGAATGACCAGAAGAAATTAGATGCAGCAGTTGCCGCCTACGAAAAAGCAATTCAACTCAATCCCAACGATCCTGATGCTTACAACAATCTCGGCAATGCCCTGAGTGACCAGAAGAAATTAGATGCAGCAGTTGCCGCCTACGAAAAAGCAATTCAATTCAACCCCAACGATCCTGATGCTTACAACAATCTCGGCGTTGCCCTGAAAGAGCAGAAGAAATTAGATGCAGCAGTTGCCGCCTACGAAAAAGCAATTCAACTCAACCCCAACTATGCTACTGCTTACAACAATCTCGGCAATGCCCTGAAAGAGCAGAAGAAATTAGATGCAGCAGTTGTCGCTTACCAAAAAGCAATTCAACTCAACCCCAACTTGGCTGTTGCTTACACCAATTTCGGCATTGCCCTGATGAGTGACCAGAATAAATTAGATGCAGCAGTTGCCGCCTTCCAAAAAGCCCTAACATTAGCAGAAGATAATAATTCTGTAACCCCAGCCAGCGCTCATACTATGGCTAATAATGGCTTAGGTTTAGCATTCCAAGAGCAAGGGAAACTAAAAGAAGCCATTGAACAGTTTGACAATGCAGAAGAAATTGACCCCAATTTTGTCTATTCCAGTAACAACAATAGAGAAGCACGGCGCTTATGGACAGAGCAACAGAATAAACTAGCTAGCATAGAAGACGATCGCCAATGGTTGCCTAAGAATGACCCAACCGTAACCCTTAAGCGTTCTGTGGTACTCATCACTGCGGAATTTTTTAACAGCGATCGCCAGGGAACAGAGATCGGCACTGGTGTAGTAATTAAGCGAGAAGGCGATCGCACATTAATCCTCACTAATCGTCATGTAATTTTTGATGGCAATGAACAGGGTAAAAATATCCAAGTTGAATTTTTCAGTTCACCGCCATCCAACCGAGTGCGAATGCGGCGAGATGCCAAGTTGTTCAAAATGACCTCTGAGGAACAACTCGATTTAGCCGTTTTGGAAGTTAGCGGTAAACTGCCAGAAGATATCCAGCCTTTATCTATCTCTTCAACTGCGATCGCCCCGAAAATGCCCATTCGGATTATCGGTCATTCTGCTCAAAGAGGTGAAGATAAATCTTGGTCTATGCAATCAGGACAAATCAGCTATAAGAATCAGCGATTAGAAATATCTCAAGCTGCACTCAAACCCGGTTATTCTGGCAGTCCGGTAATTGATTCGCAAAATCGGCTTTTAGGCATCGTCTTTGCAAGAAAAGGCGAAAACCGAGATTTGGCTTATCCGATGTCTGAGATTCAGAAACAACTATCCACTTGGAACATTAAATAA
- a CDS encoding Gfo/Idh/MocA family protein: MTNQIKIAVIGVGRWGVHLLRNFLAHPQVNVVAVVDPHPERLAAVKQQFNLDENVVLTTQWEDLKKVPGLTGIAIATPATTHYALIKDSLQNRYHVLAEKPLTLDPAECRELCQLAEQHHLILMVDHTYLFHPAVEQGQTVVQAGKLGDLRYGYATRTHLGPVRQDVDALWDLAIHDIAIFNAWLGQTPVKVQATGTVWLQGAGEQGSRGAEGKKDINPSLFQGLADLVWLTLTYPDGFQAYIHLCWLNPDKQRRLGIVGSLGSLIFDEMSRSSPLTLLHGEFEQQNNHFIPVNQKQVVVELEPGEPLGRVCSRFVDSILTNTPSEFSSGWVGTQLVEILAALTLSLEQGGQPVFLNNCPQV, translated from the coding sequence ATGACAAACCAAATTAAAATTGCTGTTATCGGAGTTGGGCGTTGGGGAGTGCATCTGCTGCGGAATTTCTTAGCACATCCGCAAGTAAATGTAGTTGCTGTAGTAGACCCCCATCCAGAACGATTAGCGGCGGTCAAACAGCAGTTTAATTTAGATGAAAATGTAGTATTAACAACCCAATGGGAAGATTTAAAAAAAGTGCCAGGGTTGACAGGAATTGCGATCGCAACTCCGGCTACCACCCACTATGCTTTAATTAAAGACTCTCTCCAAAACAGATACCATGTTTTAGCTGAAAAACCGCTAACTCTCGACCCAGCAGAATGTCGGGAACTTTGCCAGTTAGCAGAGCAGCATCATTTAATACTCATGGTTGACCACACTTATTTATTTCACCCAGCAGTTGAGCAAGGGCAAACTGTAGTACAGGCGGGTAAATTAGGAGATTTACGCTATGGCTACGCGACACGCACCCATTTAGGGCCTGTCCGCCAAGATGTTGATGCGCTCTGGGATTTAGCGATTCACGATATTGCTATCTTTAACGCTTGGCTAGGTCAGACCCCTGTGAAAGTGCAAGCAACGGGTACGGTGTGGCTACAGGGAGCAGGGGAGCAGGGGAGCAGGGGAGCAGAGGGGAAGAAAGATATAAATCCTTCTCTGTTTCAAGGTTTAGCTGATTTAGTATGGCTAACACTGACATACCCAGATGGCTTTCAAGCTTATATTCACTTGTGCTGGCTGAATCCTGATAAGCAGCGACGGCTGGGGATTGTAGGTAGCCTTGGTAGTTTGATTTTTGATGAAATGTCGCGATCGTCACCTCTAACGCTGCTACATGGGGAATTTGAACAGCAGAACAATCATTTTATTCCGGTAAATCAAAAGCAGGTGGTGGTGGAATTAGAACCAGGGGAACCATTGGGGCGAGTTTGCTCTCGTTTTGTTGACTCTATCCTTACCAATACTCCCTCAGAGTTTTCGTCTGGCTGGGTAGGCACACAGTTAGTAGAAATTCTCGCTGCACTAACGCTATCTCTTGAGCAAGGCGGCCAACCTGTTTTTCTTAACAACTGCCCTCAAGTCTAA
- the rnc gene encoding ribonuclease III produces MPLAYPRRQRQLESLVQKLGLSREAPIKWELLDLALTHPTVSDSANYEQLEFVGDAVVRLVSAVVLWENYPDCPVGDFAAIRSVLVSDRILAQLARVYGLELYLLVAGSATADKVGQESRLADAFEAVLGALYLSTQNLELIRSWLDPHFQELTTEIRLDPARLNYKAALQEWTQAQFKVLPEYRVVEVTQPHHNQERFMAEVWLHGKKLGVGKGRSIKTAEQAAAKVAFLAIPNPQIP; encoded by the coding sequence ATGCCCCTTGCCTACCCACGCCGTCAACGGCAACTCGAAAGTTTAGTCCAAAAATTAGGTTTGTCGCGAGAAGCACCTATCAAGTGGGAACTGCTAGATTTAGCACTGACTCATCCCACTGTTTCTGATTCGGCGAATTATGAACAATTGGAGTTTGTTGGCGATGCAGTGGTGCGGCTGGTGTCGGCTGTTGTGTTGTGGGAAAATTATCCCGATTGCCCAGTAGGGGATTTTGCGGCAATTCGTTCGGTGTTAGTGAGCGATCGCATTCTCGCCCAATTAGCCAGAGTTTATGGTTTGGAGTTATACTTACTAGTCGCCGGTAGTGCTACGGCTGATAAAGTTGGTCAAGAGTCACGACTGGCAGATGCTTTTGAAGCAGTTCTGGGTGCGCTTTATTTAAGTACTCAAAATCTGGAATTGATCCGGTCTTGGCTAGATCCGCACTTCCAAGAACTAACAACAGAAATTCGCCTCGATCCTGCCAGACTTAATTACAAAGCTGCTCTTCAAGAATGGACTCAGGCGCAATTTAAAGTTTTACCAGAATATCGAGTTGTGGAAGTCACTCAACCACACCATAATCAAGAACGTTTCATGGCTGAGGTGTGGCTGCATGGAAAGAAACTAGGAGTTGGTAAGGGGCGATCGATCAAAACTGCTGAACAAGCCGCAGCTAAAGTAGCTTTTTTAGCAATCCCTAATCCGCAAATACCCTGA
- the corA gene encoding magnesium/cobalt transporter CorA yields the protein MVRKLRRLPKIVTRLYKKDEFHHQPGTIPGTIFIDEDSPPPIIFLIDYNQSNFIRKQMATPEECVPYLEMESISWVDVQGLGSQDILQRLGHVFELHPLVLEDIVNVPERPKTEDYEDQLLFIARMVVPKERSCGFYSEQVSLILGKNYLLTVQEEPEHDCFEAVRSRIEKNKGIIRKQGADYLAYAVLDAIIDGFFPVLELYGERIEELEEEVIVKPTPQTLQNIYQIRRELLQLRRAIWPQRDAINSLIRDGSDLISEEVRIYLRDCYDHTVQVMDMVETYRELASGLMDVYLSAVSNKMNEIMKVLTVVSTIFIPLTFVAGIYGMNFNTEKSPYNMPELNWYWGYPLCLAVMAVIALGLLFFFWQRGWLQNSVTIKRN from the coding sequence ATGGTACGAAAACTGCGTCGTCTTCCCAAAATAGTAACTAGGCTATATAAAAAAGATGAGTTCCATCACCAACCAGGTACTATACCTGGAACAATTTTTATTGATGAAGATTCTCCGCCACCGATAATTTTCTTGATTGACTATAACCAAAGCAATTTCATCCGCAAACAAATGGCAACTCCAGAAGAATGTGTTCCATATCTGGAGATGGAATCCATTTCTTGGGTAGATGTACAAGGTTTAGGCAGTCAAGATATATTACAACGATTGGGTCACGTTTTTGAATTACATCCTCTCGTTTTAGAAGATATAGTCAATGTACCAGAGCGTCCTAAAACCGAAGATTATGAAGACCAATTACTATTCATTGCCCGCATGGTAGTACCAAAGGAAAGATCGTGTGGTTTTTACAGCGAGCAAGTAAGTTTGATATTAGGTAAAAATTATTTACTGACAGTCCAAGAAGAACCAGAACATGATTGTTTTGAAGCGGTGCGATCGCGAATTGAAAAAAACAAAGGTATCATCCGTAAACAAGGAGCGGATTATTTAGCTTACGCTGTATTAGATGCAATTATTGATGGATTTTTCCCAGTGCTGGAGCTTTATGGGGAGCGCATCGAAGAGTTGGAAGAGGAGGTAATAGTTAAACCAACCCCACAAACACTACAAAATATTTATCAAATTAGGCGAGAACTACTGCAACTACGTCGTGCTATCTGGCCACAGCGAGATGCAATTAATTCTTTGATTCGAGATGGCAGTGATTTGATTAGTGAAGAAGTGCGAATCTACTTGCGAGATTGTTATGACCATACAGTGCAAGTTATGGACATGGTAGAAACTTATCGAGAACTAGCATCTGGATTAATGGATGTGTATCTTTCGGCAGTGAGCAATAAAATGAATGAAATCATGAAAGTACTAACGGTAGTTTCAACAATTTTCATTCCACTGACTTTTGTGGCCGGAATATATGGTATGAACTTCAATACCGAAAAATCGCCATATAATATGCCTGAGTTGAATTGGTATTGGGGTTATCCACTTTGCTTGGCAGTTATGGCAGTGATCGCACTTGGTTTGCTATTCTTTTTTTGGCAACGGGGCTGGTTGCAAAACTCTGTAACAATTAAGCGTAATTAA
- the groL gene encoding chaperonin GroEL (60 kDa chaperone family; promotes refolding of misfolded polypeptides especially under stressful conditions; forms two stacked rings of heptamers to form a barrel-shaped 14mer; ends can be capped by GroES; misfolded proteins enter the barrel where they are refolded when GroES binds), protein MAKIIAFDEESRRALERGVNALADAVKITLGPKGRNVLLEKKFGAPQIVNDGITVAKEIELEDPLENTGARLIQEVASKTKDVAGDGTTTATVLAQALIREGLKNVAAGSNPVSLRRGIDKTIEALVLEIAKIAKPVEGSAIAQVATVSAGNDEEVGQMLAQAMEKVTKDGVITVEESKSLTTELEVVEGMQIDRGYISPYFVTNNERQIVEFENARILVTDKKIGSIQDLVPILEKVARSGQPLLIIAEDVEGDALATLVVNKARGVLAVAAIKAPGFGDRRKALLEDIAILTDGQLISEEIGLSLDTAALEALGTARKITIDKESTTIVAGSVTKPEVQKRIGQIRRQLEETDSEYDQEKLQERIAKLAGGVAVIKVGAATETELKDRKLRIEDALNATKAAVEEGIVPGGGTTLIHLAKAVEAIKNTLQNDEERIGADIVERALEAPLRQIADNAGAEGSVIVSKVRDSDINIGYNAATGEFEDLIAAGIIDPAKVVRSALQNAGSIAGLVLTTEAIVVEKPEKKSAAAAPDMGGMGGMGGMGGMGGMGGMGGMGMF, encoded by the coding sequence ATGGCGAAAATTATTGCATTTGACGAGGAATCGCGGCGAGCTCTAGAAAGGGGTGTTAACGCCCTTGCTGATGCCGTAAAAATCACCTTGGGGCCTAAAGGTCGTAATGTCCTTTTAGAGAAAAAATTTGGCGCACCTCAAATTGTCAACGATGGTATCACTGTTGCCAAGGAAATTGAATTAGAAGATCCTTTGGAAAATACTGGTGCAAGACTCATCCAAGAAGTGGCCTCAAAAACTAAAGATGTTGCTGGGGATGGTACAACCACCGCCACAGTTTTAGCACAAGCCTTGATTCGGGAAGGTTTGAAGAACGTCGCGGCGGGTAGTAACCCAGTTAGCTTGAGACGCGGGATCGACAAAACTATTGAGGCACTGGTACTGGAAATTGCCAAGATAGCCAAGCCAGTAGAAGGAAGTGCGATCGCTCAAGTTGCCACTGTTTCTGCTGGTAACGATGAAGAAGTTGGTCAAATGTTAGCTCAAGCAATGGAAAAAGTCACCAAAGATGGTGTAATTACCGTTGAGGAATCTAAATCCCTGACAACTGAACTAGAAGTAGTTGAAGGGATGCAGATTGACAGAGGTTACATTTCACCCTACTTTGTCACCAACAACGAGCGGCAAATCGTGGAATTTGAAAACGCCCGGATCTTGGTGACAGATAAAAAAATCGGCAGCATCCAAGATTTAGTACCAATTTTGGAAAAAGTCGCCCGTTCTGGTCAGCCCTTGCTAATCATCGCTGAAGATGTCGAAGGTGATGCTTTGGCAACTTTGGTAGTGAACAAAGCACGGGGTGTACTAGCCGTGGCTGCAATCAAAGCGCCGGGATTTGGCGATCGCCGCAAAGCTTTGTTAGAAGATATTGCTATTCTCACCGATGGACAGTTGATTTCGGAAGAAATCGGCTTAAGTTTGGATACCGCTGCTCTAGAAGCGCTGGGAACTGCTCGCAAAATCACCATTGACAAAGAAAGCACCACTATTGTCGCTGGCAGTGTCACCAAGCCAGAAGTACAAAAGCGGATTGGTCAAATTCGCAGGCAGTTGGAAGAAACCGATTCTGAATACGATCAAGAAAAACTGCAAGAACGCATCGCCAAGCTCGCTGGCGGTGTGGCAGTGATTAAAGTGGGTGCGGCAACCGAAACCGAACTCAAAGACCGTAAACTGCGGATTGAAGACGCGCTGAACGCTACTAAAGCTGCTGTGGAAGAAGGTATTGTTCCTGGTGGTGGGACAACTCTAATTCACTTAGCTAAGGCAGTAGAAGCGATTAAAAACACTCTACAAAATGACGAAGAAAGAATTGGGGCTGATATTGTCGAACGAGCGCTAGAAGCCCCCTTGCGCCAAATAGCAGACAACGCTGGTGCTGAAGGTTCTGTAATCGTCTCGAAAGTCCGGGATAGCGACATCAACATTGGCTATAACGCTGCTACTGGCGAATTTGAAGACTTGATTGCTGCTGGTATTATCGACCCTGCCAAAGTCGTGCGTTCAGCTTTGCAAAATGCTGGTTCCATTGCTGGTTTGGTCTTAACCACCGAAGCGATCGTTGTTGAAAAGCCGGAGAAGAAATCTGCTGCTGCCGCTCCTGATATGGGCGGTATGGGTGGCATGGGCGGCATGGGCGGCATGGGTGGTATGGGCGGCATGGGCGGCATGGGCATGTTCTAA
- a CDS encoding MraY family glycosyltransferase — MNLDNSLKSLGIADPSGTGWLAVVFTFLLAWLVTWRSIPTVRKFALRVGWADQPNARRLNREPLPNAGGLAIYAGVIAALVLASLLRPIELQNVLAQVLTILLGGSILVLVGFIDDQFGLPPSIRLWAQIVTALLLVANGISVKVLFGTPIDSFLSMLLTVLWVVGITNAINLMDGMDGLAGGISFITAMSLLGVAAQFNNRAAAILVLAALGGAALGFLRHNFHPSRIIMGDAGAYFFGYVLAATSILGKLQQNTVYALIPTVLFLLLPVIDTTQVFVRRLLAGNNPLSTPGKDHLHHRLLAWGLSQRHAAFTLWSITLFFNLLAMRIQGMSLAVMMTTASSIVILLGFTVWQRIRQQP, encoded by the coding sequence ATGAATCTAGACAACTCCCTTAAGTCCCTTGGTATTGCCGACCCTAGCGGCACCGGCTGGTTGGCAGTAGTATTTACGTTCCTTTTGGCTTGGCTTGTAACGTGGCGTTCAATTCCGACAGTCCGCAAATTTGCCTTACGGGTAGGTTGGGCTGACCAACCCAACGCTCGGCGACTCAATCGCGAACCTTTACCCAATGCAGGGGGGCTGGCTATCTACGCGGGTGTCATTGCCGCACTGGTATTAGCTAGCCTTTTACGACCGATCGAACTCCAAAACGTATTGGCTCAGGTGCTCACTATTCTGTTAGGAGGTTCGATATTAGTCCTGGTGGGCTTTATCGACGATCAGTTCGGCTTACCACCCTCTATTCGATTGTGGGCGCAAATTGTCACGGCACTGTTGCTAGTAGCTAATGGCATCAGTGTAAAAGTGCTGTTTGGTACTCCTATCGACTCGTTCCTGTCTATGTTGCTGACGGTACTGTGGGTAGTAGGAATTACCAACGCCATCAACTTGATGGATGGTATGGATGGTTTGGCAGGAGGAATCAGCTTTATTACCGCCATGAGTTTGTTGGGGGTTGCAGCCCAATTTAATAACCGTGCGGCGGCAATCTTGGTACTCGCAGCTTTAGGAGGTGCTGCATTAGGCTTTTTACGCCATAACTTCCATCCGTCACGAATTATTATGGGTGATGCCGGAGCATACTTTTTTGGCTATGTGCTGGCAGCAACTAGTATTTTAGGCAAACTGCAACAAAACACAGTTTATGCACTAATTCCCACGGTTTTATTTCTATTGTTGCCAGTAATAGACACCACCCAAGTATTTGTACGGCGGCTACTAGCAGGAAATAACCCTCTTAGCACTCCTGGCAAAGATCATCTGCACCACCGCTTACTTGCTTGGGGACTTTCCCAGCGCCATGCTGCGTTCACACTTTGGTCAATTACCTTATTTTTCAACTTGCTGGCAATGAGAATACAAGGTATGAGTTTGGCTGTAATGATGACTACCGCCAGCAGTATTGTCATTCTTTTGGGCTTTACTGTCTGGCAAAGAATACGCCAACAGCCTTAG
- a CDS encoding cob(I)yrinic acid a,c-diamide adenosyltransferase — protein sequence MTRNGIGIRTAQVRQERLIGQIHVYDGVGKGKSQAALGVVLRSIGLGINTPSDSNRVLLLRFLKGPERDYDEDGAIAALQRGFPHLIDQVRTGRAEFFGPEEITTFDRNEAMRGWDVAKGAIASGLYSVVVLDEINPVLDLGLLPVDEVVKTLKSKPQELEIIATGRAAPQKLLDIADLHSEMKPHHHPTAKALFLEGIEIYTGAGKGKSTSALGKALQAIGRGINHPGSTRVLIMQWLKGGSGYTEDAAIAALQQSYPEVVDHQRCGGDAIVWRNSRQELDYVEAERGWEIAKVAIASGMYKTIILDELNPTVDLELLPVEPIVQALLRKPRDTEIIITGRCQNQPAYFDLASVHSEVYCHKHYANQGVELKRGVDF from the coding sequence ATGACAAGGAACGGTATCGGTATTCGCACGGCGCAAGTGCGTCAAGAACGGCTCATTGGTCAAATTCACGTTTACGATGGCGTGGGTAAAGGTAAGTCTCAAGCGGCTTTGGGGGTGGTTTTGCGCTCTATTGGGTTAGGGATAAATACGCCTAGCGATTCTAACCGTGTTTTACTGCTGCGCTTTTTAAAAGGGCCGGAACGGGATTATGACGAAGATGGAGCGATCGCAGCTTTGCAGCGCGGGTTTCCCCATTTAATAGACCAAGTTCGCACAGGGAGAGCCGAATTTTTTGGCCCAGAAGAAATTACCACCTTTGACCGAAATGAGGCGATGCGGGGTTGGGATGTGGCCAAAGGTGCGATCGCTAGCGGTTTATATTCAGTTGTTGTCTTGGATGAAATTAACCCCGTTCTAGATTTGGGTTTGCTACCAGTAGATGAAGTGGTAAAGACATTAAAATCCAAACCCCAAGAGTTAGAAATCATTGCTACCGGACGCGCCGCACCGCAAAAGTTGCTTGATATTGCAGATTTGCACTCAGAAATGAAACCTCATCACCATCCCACAGCCAAAGCCCTATTCCTGGAAGGGATTGAAATTTATACTGGTGCTGGTAAAGGCAAGTCTACTAGTGCTTTGGGGAAAGCTTTACAAGCTATTGGTAGGGGAATCAATCATCCAGGGTCTACTCGTGTGTTAATTATGCAGTGGCTTAAAGGTGGTAGTGGCTACACAGAAGATGCTGCGATCGCTGCTTTGCAGCAGTCATATCCAGAAGTGGTGGATCATCAGCGCTGTGGTGGAGATGCGATTGTTTGGCGCAATTCCCGGCAAGAATTAGACTATGTAGAAGCCGAACGAGGTTGGGAAATCGCAAAAGTTGCGATCGCCTCTGGAATGTATAAAACTATTATTCTCGATGAGCTCAATCCCACCGTTGACTTAGAACTACTCCCCGTTGAACCCATTGTTCAAGCCTTGCTCCGCAAACCCCGCGACACCGAAATCATCATCACTGGCCGCTGTCAAAATCAACCAGCATACTTCGATTTGGCTAGCGTTCATTCAGAGGTTTATTGCCACAAACACTATGCAAATCAAGGTGTTGAACTTAAACGAGGGGTAGATTTTTAA
- the fraC gene encoding filament integrity protein FraC has translation MPENWMLPRIFPIGGILFDFLFVLIAIPIEAYLLHYRLKFDKKSSTFYAISINLFSSVIGWFIFFVSEPILPLQVRTELINYMFFNNFKSPNTQGLLILTAFIIFFSTFLMKFFILKVLLLSLNEKFLKKEEEAEAPISQRRRWRTFGNLKFQSNNLIITVLIANSLSYSAITLILLFSAK, from the coding sequence ATGCCTGAGAATTGGATGCTTCCGAGGATTTTTCCCATTGGTGGAATTCTGTTTGACTTTTTATTTGTACTGATTGCCATCCCCATCGAAGCTTATCTTTTGCACTATCGACTCAAATTTGACAAAAAAAGCAGTACTTTTTATGCTATTTCTATCAATTTATTTTCTAGTGTAATTGGTTGGTTCATATTTTTTGTATCAGAACCAATTTTACCGCTCCAGGTGAGGACAGAATTAATTAACTATATGTTTTTTAATAACTTTAAATCACCGAATACACAAGGCTTACTAATATTAACTGCTTTTATAATTTTCTTTTCTACTTTTCTGATGAAGTTTTTCATTTTAAAGGTATTGTTACTATCATTAAATGAGAAATTTCTTAAAAAAGAAGAGGAAGCGGAAGCTCCAATATCTCAACGTCGGCGATGGCGGACTTTTGGCAACTTGAAATTCCAAAGTAATAATTTAATAATTACTGTACTAATAGCGAATTCTCTGAGTTATAGTGCTATAACTCTTATTCTATTGTTTAGTGCAAAATAG
- the fraD gene encoding septal junction protein FraD encodes MNTLLKDVFGVFKFTEGLYAGIRKVLVPPKAYSWQTFIYLSVFSWVLSYLATGYIKDIIAFFGWLFLIAGTAWYTTQDPLRVPGTFMPVGAVITGFLVSVFAFGDQQDVITPRTIVFWPTISALITAIPEFIEGTDTDAKARIPKPQDRQRIIILVASSMLLSCWIQFYFVMDHWFQQYPSLQADTFKRSTFVVRTEERVKIPQNGVVILERLQPIVVEQINQTPWSEVEKWLLEAKQRVGTLGREVIQKSLGKYEEKDLWRIEPRVANTKSGYILDLLSIWIGPSSNPRGYYLKKSCRIEPVAATSNSGNKITVAEIECDRASKLIAGSPPPQQ; translated from the coding sequence ATGAATACGCTACTTAAAGATGTATTTGGGGTTTTTAAATTTACAGAAGGGCTTTATGCAGGAATTAGAAAAGTATTAGTTCCACCCAAAGCTTATTCTTGGCAGACATTTATTTATTTGAGTGTTTTTTCTTGGGTACTTTCATATTTAGCTACAGGCTATATCAAAGATATTATTGCCTTTTTCGGTTGGTTATTTTTAATTGCCGGCACAGCTTGGTATACAACTCAAGATCCTTTGAGAGTTCCTGGCACTTTTATGCCAGTTGGGGCAGTAATCACTGGATTCTTAGTAAGCGTTTTTGCTTTTGGAGATCAACAGGATGTAATTACACCCAGAACAATCGTTTTTTGGCCAACAATTTCAGCACTAATTACAGCAATACCAGAATTTATTGAAGGAACTGACACAGACGCTAAAGCTAGAATTCCTAAGCCACAAGACCGCCAAAGAATCATAATTTTAGTTGCTAGTAGTATGCTACTAAGTTGCTGGATTCAGTTTTATTTTGTAATGGATCATTGGTTTCAACAATATCCGAGTTTGCAAGCAGATACTTTTAAACGTAGTACCTTTGTTGTCAGAACAGAAGAACGAGTAAAAATTCCACAAAACGGTGTTGTAATTCTAGAAAGACTTCAACCAATAGTAGTAGAACAAATAAACCAAACACCTTGGTCAGAAGTAGAGAAATGGTTGCTTGAGGCAAAACAGCGAGTAGGAACTCTAGGTAGAGAAGTAATTCAAAAAAGCCTGGGTAAATATGAAGAGAAGGATTTATGGCGCATTGAGCCGCGTGTAGCTAATACTAAGTCTGGATATATATTAGATTTATTAAGTATTTGGATAGGGCCAAGTTCTAACCCACGGGGCTATTACTTGAAAAAATCTTGTCGAATTGAACCAGTTGCAGCAACTAGCAATTCAGGTAATAAGATTACAGTTGCAGAAATTGAATGCGATCGCGCCAGTAAATTAATTGCCGGATCGCCGCCTCCGCAGCAGTGA